The genomic DNA GTTCGGCGGGATCGTGACCGGTCCACCTGATCCGGATATCGCGTGCGAGCGCGTGCTCGTCGGACGCGACCGCATGGCGCCGCCCGATCCAGTCCTCGGACCCAACTGGTTCGTCGGCACGCGGCTCAACTTTGCGGAGAACCTTCTCCGCTATCGGGACGATCGTGAGGCGATCGTGTCGTGGAACGAGCTCGGCGCGCAGACGCGACTCACGTACGCGCAGCTCTATGATGAAGTCACGCGCATCGCCGGCGGACTGCGTTCGCTCGGGGTGGAAGCCGGCGATCGGGTCGCCGGGTTCATGCCGAATGTTCCGGAGACGGTGATCGCAATGCTTGCGGCGACGAGCATTGGCGCGATCTGGTCGTCGTGCTCGCCCGACTTCGGTGTGTCAGGAGTGCTCGACCGCTTCGGCCAGATCAAGCCGAAGGTGCTGTTTTGCGCCGAGGCCTATCGCTATGCGGGCCGCGATATCGATTGCCTCGAGCGCATTGCCGAGATCATCACGCGGATTCCCGAGATCGAGCACGTCGTGATCGTTCCGCACCCGGACTCGCTTGCCGGGTTTTGGAGCAATCGGGGCGGGTCGTCGTGGCCCGAATTCGGGCGGAGCGCCGGACGGCAAGAGTTGGCGTTCGAGCATCTGCCGTTCAATCACCCGCTGTACATCATGTACTCGTCCGGCACGACCGGATTGCCGAAGTGCATGGTGCACGGCGCGGGCGGCACGCTCATCCAGCACCTGAAGGAGCTCGGCCTCCACACCGACGTCAAACGCGACGACCGCGTGTTCTACTTCACGACCTGCGGCTGGATGATGTGGAATTGGCTCGTGTCGTGTCTCTCCCTCGGCGCGACGATTGTGCTATACGATGGCGCGCCCCTCATCCGCGATCGTCCCATCCTGTGGGACATGGCGGAAGCCGAGCGGATCACCATCTTCGGCACGAGCGCGAAGTGGCTGGCGCTCGCCGAAAAAGCCGGGCTCAAGCCGCGGGAGACGCACGACCTCTCCGCGCTCGACGCGATCCTCTCGACAGGAAGTCCGCTCGCCGCGCACAGCTTCGACTACGTCTACCGCGACGTGAAGACCGACGTCCGGCTGAGCAGCATCAGCGGCGGCACGGACATCATCTCCTGCTTCGCCGGCGGCAACCCGACCGGACCGGTATGGCGCGGCGAGCTGCAGGGACGCGCGCTCGGCATGCGCGTCGAGATTTTCGACGAGAACGGGGATTCCATCGTCGAGAAGCCGGGGGAGCTCGTGTGCACCGCGCCGTTCCCGAGCATGCCGGTCGCGTTCTGGAACGACCCCGACGGCGCCAAGTATCGCGCGGCGTACTTCGAGCAATATCCGAACGTCTGGCGTCATGGCGACTGGGCCGAGCTCACGTCGCACAAAGGAATGATCATCTACGGCCGGAGCGACGCGACGCTCAATCCCGGCGGCGTACGTATCGGCACGGCGGAGATCTATCGTCAGGTCGAGCAGCTGCCCGAGGTCGTGGAGAGCGTCGTGATCGGCCAGGACATGAAGAACGACGGCGGCGACGACGTGCGCATCGTGCTGTTCGTGCGTCTCGCCGAGGGGCTGGCACTGACCGACGCGCTCAGAGACGAGATTCGCGCGCAGATCCGCAACAACACGAGCCCGCACCACGTGCCGAAGAAAATCATTCAGGTCGCGGACATTCCCCGGACGATCAGCGGAAAGATCACCGAGCTCGCGGTGCGCGACGTCGTGCACGGCCGTCCAGTGAAGAACGTCGACGCCCTGGCGAATCCAGCGGCGCTCGACTTGTTCCGTGATCTTCCCGACCTCGCGAGCTAGGGCGGGGTCTCACCGCACGCCGACTCGATGGCGTCGCGAAGCTCACGGTACGGCTGCAGTCGGTCGAGGGGCAGTCGAGTCAGCGCCGCGGCGCGATCGGCGCGACACTGCGCGGCGTCGCCCGATTTCATGTCCGCCTCGAGAAGATCCGTCAGCATTCCGAAGGACATCATCCCGATGTTCCGCGTGACCTCGTCGAGCGGAATCGTCGGGTCGTCGTAACCGCGGAAGTCGGCGCTGGCGAGCAAACGAAGTCGCAGCAGGTGCGCATCCGGCGCCAGGTCAGGCACCGGCACGGCGCGGTAGTACAATCCTTCGACGCGGCCATATCGTTTGAGCGGGCCCATCGCGTTTCTGGTCCCGGTGCCCGCGAACGTCAGTGGCCGTTTCCAGGCGTTCGTCCGGATGATGTCGAGCAGCAGCACGTCCGACGGCGTCATTTGCCGACCGTACACCGGCGTCGGGGCGAGCGTGATCGACTGGGGGACACGCGAATCAGGCGGCAGGCCGAGTTCCGCGGCGTTTCCGCGCACCGGTACGACGATGGTCGTGTCGGCCCAGGTGCGGCCGGCCAGCCGCATCCGCTCATCCACGGCGAGCGACATCGGGAACGACGGATCGCGGCGCCGCAGTTGTTCGGGCCAGCGCGGAATGTTGGCGACGGATTCGTTGATGATCGTGACGTCACGCCGGACGCCTTCGACGGATTGCATGTACAGCACGGGGAATGTGTCGTTGTCCCCGACCGTGAAGTAGATCGCGTTCGGCGGCAGGGCTGACAGGGCGTTTACGGCGTAGTCGCCCGCGAAAAATTGCCGCGCTTCGTCGTGCGACTTCCAATTGACGGCGAGCTGGCGCGCCGGAACCGCGATGGCGATGAGAAGCGCCGCGACCCCTATGGATCTTCGCGGCACCGCGGGTGCGTCGGACAGCAATCCCGCCGACCACCGGACTGCCGCGCCAAAGCCGCACGTCATTACCACCGCGATGGTCACGCAAATCGGCAGGTAGTGCCGGTCGAACGTGCGAAAAAAGTTCGGCGGAATGTTGAAGTAGAGAACCGTCGACGCCACTTGGAGCACGATCAGCAATGCCATGGCAACGGCCAGACGTCGGTTCGCACGCCAGATCGCTCCGAGGCCGAGTACCGCCGCGGTCGCCGGCAGCAGACCAAGAACGGACAACCGCCCATTCAGGTTCAAGAAGTTGTCGCGCAGCACGTGCAGGGCGTCCATCGTCTGGATTGACCACCATGCCGACTTTCGCGGAAACACGCCGAGCAGAAAAGAGCCGCCGAGCTGCTTGAGCGTCACGTAGTCCCAGAACCTGGCCCACGAACTCGGCTCAAAGAAGTTGAGCGTGGAGCGCGTGAACGCGGCGACGGGCATCAGTAGGAGCTGGACCGCCAGGCCGACGACCAATCCCGAC from Gemmatimonadaceae bacterium includes the following:
- a CDS encoding acetoacetate--CoA ligase; translation: MEPIWTPSAERIARANLTRFIDQVRALGADGRAESVHDFESLYEWAIRNVELFWLEVRRFGGIVTGPPDPDIACERVLVGRDRMAPPDPVLGPNWFVGTRLNFAENLLRYRDDREAIVSWNELGAQTRLTYAQLYDEVTRIAGGLRSLGVEAGDRVAGFMPNVPETVIAMLAATSIGAIWSSCSPDFGVSGVLDRFGQIKPKVLFCAEAYRYAGRDIDCLERIAEIITRIPEIEHVVIVPHPDSLAGFWSNRGGSSWPEFGRSAGRQELAFEHLPFNHPLYIMYSSGTTGLPKCMVHGAGGTLIQHLKELGLHTDVKRDDRVFYFTTCGWMMWNWLVSCLSLGATIVLYDGAPLIRDRPILWDMAEAERITIFGTSAKWLALAEKAGLKPRETHDLSALDAILSTGSPLAAHSFDYVYRDVKTDVRLSSISGGTDIISCFAGGNPTGPVWRGELQGRALGMRVEIFDENGDSIVEKPGELVCTAPFPSMPVAFWNDPDGAKYRAAYFEQYPNVWRHGDWAELTSHKGMIIYGRSDATLNPGGVRIGTAEIYRQVEQLPEVVESVVIGQDMKNDGGDDVRIVLFVRLAEGLALTDALRDEIRAQIRNNTSPHHVPKKIIQVADIPRTISGKITELAVRDVVHGRPVKNVDALANPAALDLFRDLPDLAS
- a CDS encoding DUF2723 domain-containing protein → MTGESHHRGSRISASLVAAVAAVVFWRTAYPTITWWDSSSYSLAAATLGIPSQPGSLLLIFLGWPVAKLAPGSPAHALNLFAGALAALTVGLVCALALRLLRLAEGGPARQAGDWPSAVGAALGALTLAFSGTLWVYAVRFTPYVLTAVFTCLTLWVMLLWWKLAEHDDAGRWVFVLTLLFGLDFSVHRTNALLIPGAVVWIAIRRPRTLRSPRAIAAALSGLVVGLAVQLLLMPVAAFTRSTLNFFEPSSWARFWDYVTLKQLGGSFLLGVFPRKSAWWSIQTMDALHVLRDNFLNLNGRLSVLGLLPATAAVLGLGAIWRANRRLAVAMALLIVLQVASTVLYFNIPPNFFRTFDRHYLPICVTIAVVMTCGFGAAVRWSAGLLSDAPAVPRRSIGVAALLIAIAVPARQLAVNWKSHDEARQFFAGDYAVNALSALPPNAIYFTVGDNDTFPVLYMQSVEGVRRDVTIINESVANIPRWPEQLRRRDPSFPMSLAVDERMRLAGRTWADTTIVVPVRGNAAELGLPPDSRVPQSITLAPTPVYGRQMTPSDVLLLDIIRTNAWKRPLTFAGTGTRNAMGPLKRYGRVEGLYYRAVPVPDLAPDAHLLRLRLLASADFRGYDDPTIPLDEVTRNIGMMSFGMLTDLLEADMKSGDAAQCRADRAAALTRLPLDRLQPYRELRDAIESACGETPP